In Longimicrobium sp., a single genomic region encodes these proteins:
- a CDS encoding metalloregulator ArsR/SmtB family transcription factor gives MTIMDVLRALDNERRLQILEWLKDPTAHFPPQVDGDLVEDGVCGVFIADKLGVSQPTASEHLRILVQAGLLRPKRIKQWTFYRRDEDRIRDAKRAIVESI, from the coding sequence ATGACGATCATGGACGTGCTGCGGGCCCTCGACAACGAGCGACGCCTGCAGATCCTGGAATGGCTCAAGGACCCCACGGCCCACTTCCCCCCGCAGGTCGACGGCGACCTGGTGGAGGACGGCGTCTGCGGCGTGTTCATCGCCGACAAGCTGGGCGTGAGCCAGCCCACCGCCAGCGAGCACCTGCGCATCCTGGTGCAGGCCGGGCTCCTCCGCCCGAAGCGCATCAAGCAGTGGACCTTCTACCGGCGCGACGAGGACCGCATCCGCGACGCGAAGCGCGCCATCGTCGAGAGCATCTGA